DNA from Fusarium verticillioides 7600 chromosome 4, whole genome shotgun sequence:
GTCCATGGTGTTGTACCAGCTCTTGACAATTTCAAGTGTGAGGTCAATATCCCAATCGGCAATGGGAATTAGATGAAATCCTTCATCCCACAGAAAACCACGGGGGAAgaaagggcgagaaggaaCACTGGTGAAGAGCTCGTAGGGGCCCTCGAGTTCCGGCTGTGTGCGTGCCTTGGCTTGCGCGGCCTCCTCCCAGAACCCGTCGCTCTGCTCCTCATACTCAGGCGCATACGATCGATCAATCAGCTGGTGACCATGGAAGTACCCTATGCCGCCGATGAGGTTGGACAGCATGCTCTTGCCGAATTTCTTGTACTTTGCCTCTGTGAAAGGTTCCTTAAGCTTGAAGGTGTTGGTGAAGCGCTCGTTGAAGATTTCTGATGTCTTCTCGATCTGTTCAGTAACCTCCTCAGAAGTAAAATCCTTGCCTCCAGATCCCGATGAAAAGATGACATCGAACTCGAACGGCCCCTCAAAGGTCTTCTCGACCACATGGACGTTGCCTTTTCCAGGCGCATGGGCAATACGGTACACCTGCCACGGTGGAGGCGGATTTTCCTGGTCAGCATTCTGCTGCACGGGCGAAACGGCATCTTGGAGTTGCTTGAAGACAACGGGCTTGCCCTGCCAGGTAAGGTCGGCTGGGACTTCGGTACTCGAGACGATGGTTGTGTCGCCATGTCGATCTTCCAGGAACTTGTGGTCTGTTGAAGGGTGCTCTCCGGTACCTTTTGTGATAAGAAGCTTGTAGTCTCCTAGCGCCTTTGAACTGCCCTTGAGAGtaacatcatcttcgaaaCCATACTCTGTaccttcaccctcaacagcaagttcgccatcaccatcctgGGCGATGTAGTAGAATAGCATAGTCCTGGTGTTTTTCGGGGCACCGTCTCGCAGCTCACCCTTGATCCGGGCAGCCCAGCTGCCACCATGATTTCCACCGGGGATCTTGACAAAAGTAGTCGTCAAGTCGATAttgttggccttgtcgtGAATGGACTGCACACCGCCTATGCGGGCATCATACTCATCCCACCCGTAGCCATGCATATCTTCCCCCTGCTCGCAGGTATATCTGAAACCTTTAAGGCAAGTGTCAGAGCATTTGAATCACCAAGCTTGTTGTCTCACGTACCATTCTGAATATCATGGTAATTGTCGACTTTCCCCCACATGAGCCCTGTCCATAGGCTATCTGGTGTTCGTGGTCGCACACCAAAGTACAAATTGGATTTGTAGGGGCCCCAAAAGAGGCTCTGGTTGTTTTGACGGCCGATTTCAGTCGTCAACACAGAAGATGCATCTTCAGCGGCTGAGACGCCCACGGCGAGTGTCGCTGCAGACACCCAATGGGCAATTTTCACCATACTGACGATGAAAAGGTTTCTCTCGAGCCTTTAGAAGAGAAGTTGAGATAAAgtttttttctcttcagaACGAATTCTAGAGAATCCAGTTCCTCATTGGGTGAGTTTGTGTGAGAACAAGCTCCAGAGAACACGTAGAAGCAGCGAATTGATATGACGACGCAAGGCTGAGAGTTGAGAACGATCCGGGGTCCACGAGAGCTCGGGCCAATGATAAAGCTTCACCAGCCACCGCCACTTAGAGTTCGAACCCCACTTAAAAGTATCTTGTTTCAGCCTTCCTCTTTCTAGAACTTGTTAGATGCATTTTCGAACATCCATCTTTACTCTTCACCCAACACTGTCAATATCtaaacatcatcagcaatCTCTTAGAACCGGAGTCAGAATCTGCAAGACACACAATGGGAGACCCTAGGCGAAGCAGGCGACCCGATAGTCGTCAAATGTGGGACGAATCCGACAGACGCGATAGGCGTGGAGGGCATAATAGGGACAACGACCGCGATCGCAGAGGATACAGGTCAAGATCACGCGAACGCCGTGGATACAGAGATAGATCGAGATCGCTAGACAGGAGACAtcgagatcgagatggtGATAGGAACAGACCTAGGAATAAAGGCCCACGCCATCATGATGACCGAGACCCCAGAGACAGACGCAGAgaggatgcagaggatgCACCACCAAGACAGAGACGAGATGAGCGTCGCGAAGATGATAGAGACAAGCGAAGTATGCACCCCCACCCATTTCAACGTTATGGAAATCTAACTTGCCAGCAGGCAAATCTCGTCGCTCAGCGTCACCACAATCACGAAGTCCTACTCACGAAGCACTTCCCACGCGCCCTCGCCCCGACACAAAGCGCCCGGCACCAAACATGTCCTTCAACGTCGGCTCTCGCGCAAGCCgctcaccaccaccgccttCACGCGCACAGCGTGAAGAGGAAAATAGCCGCTCAGAAGAGGGCCAGGCTtcagagcttgaagaggatCCTATGGACGCAGAGGACGACGATATGGCCGCTATGcaggccatgatgggcttcGGCGGTTTTGGaacaaccaagaacaagaaagtTTCGGGCAACAATGCTGGTGGTGTGcacaaagagaagaaaacgGAGTATCGTCAGTATATGAACAGGAACGGCGGATTCAACAGGCCTCTGAGTCCATCACGCTGAGCGTGCTGGCTATACGACGTCCATGCAGTACGAGCTACGATCTCCGTGAGGACAATTGTCACTTTTAAGGTTGTGCCGCAAAGGTAAACTGGATTGGCGTTTAGGTGGATTGGTTCTCCTGCCAAACGAGCGCGGAGGTATAATAATTATGTGGAACATCAAAGTTTGCAGTATCTTGCATGTGTAATGCATTCTTAGCCCTCCTTCCCGTTCTTCTGTCGCATTGTTCGCCTCGTCAATACATGTTCAGGGCTTAACTTCGACCATCTCAAGGCTGTGCCTATTTCAACGTTTACCACAAACTCCTCCATTTTCACGAGCCAGCACAAGCTTTCGCAGAATACATGCAACGGTCTCGCCATGGCTATCCTTGCGccattcttgtcttctttcGAAAGTGTCGTACTCAGCATAACAGCCATCCACATAGTCCTCACCACTTTGTGGAACTGGATATGTCGACCCGCAACTCCTACACCAGAAGAGCTCATACGATCAAGACGCGAAAACCACAATGGTCGATCGGCTGTGAACAGAGTTATTGAAGCTGCCCCCcgggctgctgctggcaaACACCCTTACCATAGGCCTTGTCACAGCTGGTCGTGGTATGCTATGTACTTATGGCCAGCCCGTGGTGACCATCTTCGCCGTAAGCCTCGTCGCAAATGGTGGTGGTACATTTTGGCCCTGTGGCCAGCTCATGATGACCCAAATCGGTGGTTCATTCTGATCGCGGCC
Protein-coding regions in this window:
- a CDS encoding mannosyl-oligosaccharide glucosidase (At least one base has a quality score < 10), with product MVKIAHWVSAATLAVGVSAAEDASSVLTTEIGRQNNQSLFWGPYKSNLYFGVRPRTPDSLWTGLMWGKVDNYHDIQNGFRYTCEQGEDMHGYGWDEYDARIGGVQSIHDKANNIDLTTTFVKIPGGNHGGSWAARIKGELRDGAPKNTRTMLFYYIAQDGDGELAVEGEGTEYGFEDDVTLKGSSKALGDYKLLITKGTGEHPSTDHKFLEDRHGDTTIVSSTEVPADLTWQGKPVVFKQLQDAVSPVQQNADQENPPPPWQVYRIAHAPGKGNVHVVEKTFEGPFEFDVIFSSGSGGKDFTSEEVTEQIEKTSEIFNERFTNTFKLKEPFTEAKYKKFGKSMLSNLIGGIGYFHGHQLIDRSYAPEYEEQSDGFWEEAAQAKARTQPELEGPYELFTSVPSRPFFPRGFLWDEGFHLIPIADWDIDLTLEIVKSWYNTMDEDGWIAREQILGHEARSKVPPEFQVQFPHYANPPTLFLIIEGFMERLRASNGTKSEAKERILGADPLQTAHLDNIELGENYLRKLYPLLRQQYDWFRKTQRGDIKNYDREAYSTKEAYRWRGRTETHILTSGLDDYPRPQPPSPGELHVDLMSWVGLMTKSLMNIADALSMAEDVNEYRKNLDGIERNLNDLHWSDKEGCYCDATIDDYEEHALVCHKGYISLFPFLVGLMKADDPKLGKILELIGDEEHLWSPHGIRSLSKQDEFYATGENYWRSPVWMPINYLALSQLQNVASQEGPYRGKAKDLFRRLRKNLVDTVYKSWEETGFAWEQYNPDTGAGQRTQHFTGWTSLVVKIMAMEDPSQEARAKDEL